One genomic segment of Ricinus communis isolate WT05 ecotype wild-type chromosome 3, ASM1957865v1, whole genome shotgun sequence includes these proteins:
- the LOC8287908 gene encoding monoglyceride lipase gives MICSAARTIIITPRNRPFFPVSVSTKIHVKPPLIFKRKSSSSFSMAIEPSSSSSSSSSSTSLILTSGASGRINALFSVRALKSLLMLINAVVLLLLLPFRGRRRTVPAEKAINNNSNNNNNKDVEDCGGALRKGSTKVRVPTTIVPWKSSASSVGGGGGGSSVVVVDQEVAARRALAIRRVTQDDDPNCDRDFSLFVTARGDTIFTQLWAPVSVNIRGLVVLMHGLNEHSGRYSDFAKQLNSHGFKVYGMDWIGHGGSDGLHSYVHALDYAVNDLKSFLDKVLGENPGLPCFCFGHSTGGAIVLKAMLDPKVEARVAGVVLTSPAVGVQPSHPIFVVLAPIFSFLLPRFQLSAANKKGLPVSRDPEALVAKYSDPLVYTGAIRIRTGYEILRITTYLQRNLSRLRVPFLVLHGTADTVTDPEASQKLYDEASSTDKTIKLLEGFLHDLLFELERDDIVNEIIEWLSRRV, from the exons ATGATCTGTTCTGCAGCAAGAACGATTATTATTACACCAAGAAATCGACCCTTTTTTCCAGTCTCTGTATCCACCAAAATTCATGTAAAGCCGCCGTtaatctttaaaagaaaatcatcgTCGTCGTTTTCAATGGCAATAGAACCGTCCTCgtcgtcttcttcttcttcttcttcaacgTCGTTAATTTTGACGTCAGGTGCGAGCGGACGGATAAATGCGTTGTTTTCGGTTAGAGCGTTGAAGAGTCTTTTAATGCTTATAAACGCTGTCGTTTTACTGCTTTTGCTTCCGTTTCGAGGTCGAAGAAGGACGGTACCGGCTGAGAAGgctattaataataatagcaataataataataataaagatgtTGAGGATTGCGGTGGGGCCCTGAGGAAAGGGTCCACTAAGGTGCGGGTTCCAACGACAATTGTGCCTTGGAAGAGCAGTGCGTCATCggttggtggtggtggtggtggcagttcggtggtggtggtggatcAAGAGGTGGCCGCGAGGAGGGCGTTGGCAATAAGAAGGGTGACGCAGGATGATGACCCGAATTGCGACAGGgacttttctctttttgttacTGCCAGAGGTGATACCATTTTTACCCAGTTGTGGGCCCCAGTTTCTGTCAACATTAG GGGATTGGTTGTTCTTATGCATGGCCTGAATGAGCACAG TGGCAGATATAGTGATTTTGCCAAGCAGTTGAACTCTCATGGATTTAAGGTTTATGGAATGGATTGGATTG GACATGGCGGAAGTGATGGGCTTCACTCATATGTTCATGCTCTTGATTATGCTGTCAATGATTTG AAATCATTTCTTGATAAAGTTTTAGGAGAGAATCCTGGGCTTCCCTGTTTTTGCTTCGGACACTCAACAGGAGGTGCCATTGTCCTCAAG GCGATGCTGGATCCAAAAGTTGAAGCCCGCGTAGCAGGAGTAGTACTGACTTCACCTGCAGTAGGAGTTCAGCCATCCCATCCTATTTTTGTA GTACTAGCCccaattttctcatttttgttGCCAAGGTTCCAACTCAGTGCTGCAAATAAGAAGGGCTTGCCAGTTTCTCGGGACCCAGAGGCACTAGTGGCCAAATATTCGGACCCACTGGTGTACACTGGAGCAATCAGGATAAGAACTGGATATGAGATTCTCCGGATTACAACTTACTTGCAGCGGAATTTAAGCAGACTGAGAGTTCCCTTTCTTGTTCTCCATGGTACTGCTGACACTGTAACTGATCCGGAAGCTTCACAAAAACTGTATGACGAAGCCTCCTCCACTGACAAAACCATCAAATTACTGGAAGGATTTTTACATGATCTTCTGTTTGAGCTCGAGCGAGATGATATTGTGAATGAAATAATTGAGTGGTTGAGTCGTAGGGTATAG